Genomic segment of Methanobacterium sp.:
AAAGAGTTTTGGAATCATTTCATCCATAGTTATGCACCATTCAATTTACTGCTTTAAATTAGTTATGCTCCAAATTTTTCGGATTTGTTCATTAGATCCATTAAAATATTCATTACATCTGACCCTCTTATCCTGCAAAGGCCTCCAGATACAGCTGCCCTTTCGCTAAATTTGTTTACATCATCAACTCTAACTTCAGGCCCTTTTATTATGATGGGGACAGGATCTCCTGTATGGTCCATTACAGAGATTGGTGTGGAATGATCTGCTGTTAAAATGAAGTATACATCATCTATTTGCATTATTTCACTGATTACAGTATCTACTTTTTCAATGAACTTTACTTTTTCTTCCATTTGTCCATCGTGGCCTGCTTCATCTGCACCATCTATGTTAATTAATATGAATTCACAGTTATCGTCTTCTGCTGTGTTTTTAATGCTTTTTGTGATGTTTTCAAGGTTGGTGTCAGTTCCACCAGTAGCTCCTTCTACTTCAATTAAATTCATACCTGCTATTTTCCCAATTCCTTTTATAAGTCCTGTTTCAGCTATACATGCTGCTTTTAAGCCGTATTTTTCACTAAATGGTACGAGATTAGGAACTGCCCCTACTCCTCGAGGTAATATCACGTTTGCAGGGTTCTCTCCCTTTTCAATTCGCTTGAGATTAACTGGGTGATCTTTTAAAAGTTCATAGGATGTTTCCACGAATTTATTTAATATTTGGGCTGTTTTTTGGGCTTCCTGTGAATCATCAAGTGAAATCACTTCTTTAGGAGGTTTTCCTTCATTTTTTGGGTCGGAATCAGATACTTTATCAGATATACCCTCACCCCTTAACACGAGCACCGCTCTATGACCTGTAGATTCTTTAAATATTATCTCAATATCCTCAAATCCTTCTAATTTCAGATTATTTATAGATTCAGAGATTTTTTCTGTGCCTTCTCTTATTCTTCCAGCCCGCCGGTCAGTTATGATTCCATTTTCATCCTGAGTTGAAAAGTTGCATCTGAATGCTATATCTCCAGCTATAACTTCTAATCCTATTCCTGCAGCTTCAAATGGACCTCTACCTGTATAAACTTCATAAGGGTCATATCCCAGTATTGAAATGTGTGATGTGTCACTTCCAGCCCGTATACCTGGCCTTATTGGATCCATAATGCCATTTATACCAATTTCTGCTAATTTATCCATGTTTGGTGTGTTTGCAGCTTCAAGCGGAGTTTTGTATCCTAGTTCTTTTAGTGGACGGTCTCCCATCCCATCTATTATCATTATGATTCCTTTCACATTATCACCCAACTATATAAGATATTATGCTTTATTCTATTAAACTATGATGATTCCTAAAAAAGCCCCGGTTAATGTGGCTAGAAGATTAACATGTTCATTTGTAATATAATTTCTTGATTCAAGCACAGCTCCAAGAACACTATCTATAAAACATCCAAAAGTACCTGCTATAATTGCTATTTTCATAGCAT
This window contains:
- a CDS encoding 2,3-bisphosphoglycerate-independent phosphoglycerate mutase, whose protein sequence is MKGIIMIIDGMGDRPLKELGYKTPLEAANTPNMDKLAEIGINGIMDPIRPGIRAGSDTSHISILGYDPYEVYTGRGPFEAAGIGLEVIAGDIAFRCNFSTQDENGIITDRRAGRIREGTEKISESINNLKLEGFEDIEIIFKESTGHRAVLVLRGEGISDKVSDSDPKNEGKPPKEVISLDDSQEAQKTAQILNKFVETSYELLKDHPVNLKRIEKGENPANVILPRGVGAVPNLVPFSEKYGLKAACIAETGLIKGIGKIAGMNLIEVEGATGGTDTNLENITKSIKNTAEDDNCEFILINIDGADEAGHDGQMEEKVKFIEKVDTVISEIMQIDDVYFILTADHSTPISVMDHTGDPVPIIIKGPEVRVDDVNKFSERAAVSGGLCRIRGSDVMNILMDLMNKSEKFGA